In Asterias rubens chromosome 17, eAstRub1.3, whole genome shotgun sequence, a genomic segment contains:
- the LOC117301342 gene encoding ETS translocation variant 3-like: protein MPCRVQRGPKMMHYRCLDPPTTPQHQPEPSPSASIPSPATPVYNSGNMAFPDWAYKPESSPGSRQIQLWHFILELLQKEEFRDVITWQGDYGEFLIKDPDELARVWGMRKCKPHMNYDKLSRALRYYYNKRILHKTKGKRFTYKFNFSKLILVNYPGTDMKYIPQYMPPQSAPANNPSSPDDVILIDEQGGNDKSQDRGRTLSESSSDSTESLDGSKRPRPVRQRSHSLGDAEPLGVPQPGMRTEMQPPILPMDARPPPFSPSYPTLRPPFYSHSLPASPCYLSPMPSPASALSPIFTAPCPRFTYSQAEIRAHQEAQSRLEHDRVTKLRAQMMPRTFAMPMTQSPGTIWRTHTENEVRISGLNISQTEQQRHENVICIPERPMQSELYLRRMNERRQSQLTLSSPPEIKLAPSTITSPPNDNNTMKVPEPVRPWQHSPRKASPDRGYSSNLLSPRRSPERTRAETEVKMESQTDRLTQNKSEKTQNTTAEEKSDLERKNQEKCIPIKLRVKRKWNRDNFRPPSYQEVEPKSPKITLEPKPSSRSLPCTPTQKSSSLGTVFQFPPTAEDPEESMRKFRDFYFDTGPFDTGASQSAGCPQPMRVLRSPGAVNTVKSERSFRPHLLTPDRGLVPEGSLVKVESDSVLSKRRPLASEQMKEVWIKREPHTESKDQ from the exons ATGCCTTGTCGTGTACAGCGTGGACCTAAAATGATGCACTATCGATGTTTAGATCCACCTACAACTCCTCAACATCAGCCAGAACCTTCACCCAGTGCTAGTATCCCAAGTCCTGCTACACCTGTCTACAACTCAG gcAACATGGCATTCCCAGACTGGGCCTATAAACCAGAGAGCAGTCCTGGCTCTCGTCAAATCCAACTCTGGCATTTTATCCTAGAGCTCCTCCAGAAAGAAGAGTTCCGTGACGTGATTACATGGCAAGGAGACTATGGAGAGTTTCTAATCAAGGATCCGGATGAGTTAGCCAGGGTATGGGGAATGAGGAAGTGTAAACCACACATGAACTACGACAAACTCAGCAGAGCACTCAG ATATTATTACAACAAGCGCATCCTTCACAAAACCAAAGGGAAGAGATTCACCTACAAGTTTAATTTCAGTAAGCTGATCTTAGTGAACTACCCTGGAACAGACATGAAGTATATCCCACAGTACATGCCTCCCCAATCAGCCCCAGCCAACAACCCCAGCTCTCCAGATGATGTCATTCTTATTGATGAACAAGGAGGTAATGATAAATCTCAGGATCGAGGTAGGACACTCAGTGAGTCCTCCAGTGACTCAACGGAATCCCTCGATGGCTCAAAGAGACCAAGACCTGTGAGGCAACGTTCTCATAGCCTTGGTGATGCAGAACCGTTAGGTGTACCTCAACCTGGTATGAGGACTGAAATGCAGCCTCCTATACTCCCAATGGATGCCAGACCACCACCTTTCTCTCCAAGCTACCCTACACTCAGACCGCCATTCTACTCTCACTCTTTGCCTGCAAGCCCTTGCTACCTTTCTCCAATGCCTAGCCCAGCCTCAGCCTTAAGCCCTATTTTCACAGCACCATGTCCAAGGTTTACCTACTCCCAGGCTGAGATTCGAGCCCATCAGGAGGCACAATCCCGACTGGAGCATGATCGTGTTACAAAGCTCCGTGCTCAGATGATGCCTCGGACATTCGCAATGCCCATGACCCAATCCCCAGGGACAATCTGGAGAACTCATACAGAGAATGAGGTTCGGATAAGTGGGCTAAACATATCCCAAACTGAACAACAAAGACACGAGAACGTGATATGCATTCCAGAGCGTCCGATGCAGTCTGAGCTTTACCTGAGAAGAATGAATGAACGTCGACAATCTCAGTTGACTCTCTCCTCACCACCTGAGATCAAGTTAGCTCCCTCCACCATCACCTCTCCACCCAATGATAATAACACCATGAAGGTACCTGAACCAGTGCGTCCATGGCAACACTCACCAAGGAAGGCTTCTCCTGATCGAGGGTACTCCAGCAATCTCTTGTCTCCACGACGATCACCAGAAAGGACCCGAGCAGAAACAGAAGTCAAGATGGAGAGTCAAACTGATAGACTCACTCAGAACAAATCTGAGAAAACTCAAAATACAACGGCAGAAGAGAAAAGTGACTTGGAACGCAAAAATCAGGAGAAATGTATTCCAATCAAACTTCGTGTGAAGCGAAAGTGGAACAGAGACAATTTCCGTCCTCCTTCGTATCAAGAGGTGGAACCTAAATCTCCCAAGATAACTCTTGAGCCTAAGCCATCCTCCCGATCCCTTCCCTGCACCCCGACACAAAAGTCAAGTAGTTTAGGTACAGTCTTCCAATTCCCTCCAACGGCTGAAGATCCAGAGGAATCCATGAGGAAGTTTAGAGACTTCTATTTTGACACCGGACCCTTCGACACCGGAGCCAGTCAAAGCGCCGGTTGCCCCCAGCCGATGCGTGTCCTTCGATCTCCTGGTGCTGTTAATACAGTTAAGTCAGAACGCTCATTTCGACCTCATCTCTTGACCCCGGATCGTGGCTTGGTACCTGAAGGAAGTCTGGTTAAAGTTGAGAGTGATTCGGTTCTGAGCAAGAGAAGACCCCTGGCATCAGAGCAGATGAAAGAGGTATGGATAAAACGTGAGCCTCATACTGAATCAAAAGACCAATAG